Sequence from the Leptospira kmetyi serovar Malaysia str. Bejo-Iso9 genome:
CTTACCGTCTTGATCGTATTCGTTGTAACCCACGGGATTGCTTCCGGACCAGAACTCGATGAGGTTGAAAAGAATTAAATCGAAGAAGAAACCCACTGCGTAAAGAATGCTGAATGGAAAATACATTACGAGAGTCTTGATGAATTTCGCAAACAATCCGCTCCCGATATTGAAGCTCTCGTTTACATCGTAAACTTTTTTGGTGATCGCGAATTTACCGAAACAATTCGCAAACGAAGCGAGGAAGAACATCGGGACGAGAATTGCTACGATAGCCTTACGAAACTTGGTTAGTTGCATGAAAGGACAACTCCTTAGTCAGAATTTTTGAGAATTGAATCCTTTCCCGAAAATTATGCAAGATTTTTCTTTTTTCGAAAAGGAAAATCGACTTGGACCGGCGCCGAAGGGCAGGTCATAATTCCTTGACCGGAACCGTGTTCGGAAAAATATAGAGGGAACATTGGGAGCGGAAGGTTGCTTTTTCCTACTTTAGAATTTTTCGTATTTTTTATCTTCGTATTCCTGGTTTACTGGTATGTGATTCCGTATTTTTTCGGAAAAGATACAAAGGCTCTCACGCTCTCTCACTTTTTTCTTCTCGTCGTTAGTTACTATTTCTATATGAGTTGGGATTGGAGATTCGGCGGTCTCATTCTTCTCTCGACCGTGATCGATTTCGTTCTCGCGGCCAAAATCCATTCTTCCCAAGATCAAAGAAACAGATTCATTCTCATCACCGTCAGTTTGGTTTTGAATCTCGTATTCATTTTAGGTTTTTTCAAATATTATAATTTTTTTGCGGACTCGATCAATCTGTTCCTCGGAAACTTCGGAATCGAAAACGCGCTTCCGATTCTGCACATCATTCTTCCCGTGGGAATTTCCTTTTATACGTTTCAATCTTTGAGTTATACGATCGACGTTTATCGCGGACAAATTCTTCCGGAAAAAAGTTTTCTACGATTCGCTTTGTTCGTTTCGTTTTTCCCTCAGCTTGTTGCCGGTCCGATCGTGACCGCGAGAACCTTTTTGCACCAAATGAACACGACGAAGAATCTGACCGATATTCAGTTCAGAATCGCGATCCGTTATTTCATCATGGGTTATATCAAGAAGGTGGTGCTTTCGGATAACGTGGCTCCGATCACGGAAAAAATCTACGCACATCCGGAGAGTTTCGGAACCGCCGCCATTTGGCTCGCGGCGACGTTGTTTATGATTCAGATCTATTGCGACTTCAGCGGTTATACGGACATGGCCTACGCGTCCGCTCTTCTTTTAGGATACGAACTTCCCGAAAACTTTCGTATGCCTTTTATAGGAAGAAGCATCACCGAATACTGGAGAAGATG
This genomic interval carries:
- a CDS encoding MBOAT family O-acyltransferase produces the protein MLFPTLEFFVFFIFVFLVYWYVIPYFFGKDTKALTLSHFFLLVVSYYFYMSWDWRFGGLILLSTVIDFVLAAKIHSSQDQRNRFILITVSLVLNLVFILGFFKYYNFFADSINLFLGNFGIENALPILHIILPVGISFYTFQSLSYTIDVYRGQILPEKSFLRFALFVSFFPQLVAGPIVTARTFLHQMNTTKNLTDIQFRIAIRYFIMGYIKKVVLSDNVAPITEKIYAHPESFGTAAIWLAATLFMIQIYCDFSGYTDMAYASALLLGYELPENFRMPFIGRSITEYWRRWHITLSTWLRDYVYISLGGNRAGVFRHRFNLWFTMFVAGFWHGAAWTFIIWGSCQGTLLLIESMYKSYKEKHFPNFRLLPEKIGVPIQIILTNLIGISVGTWFRAESIEKEWIMLKRMFVYTEGGLRPYMLKTGIPVILCVIVAQWLGYQIFEKKKEWNPPVWLEFTFYPIIAVVLALLTPDLELPFIYFQF